In Puntigrus tetrazona isolate hp1 chromosome 22, ASM1883169v1, whole genome shotgun sequence, one genomic interval encodes:
- the capzb gene encoding F-actin-capping protein subunit beta isoform X2: MNEQQLDCALDLMRRLPPQQIEKNLSDLIDLVPSLCEDLLSSVDQPLKIARDKVVGKDYLLCDYNRDGDSYRSPWSNKYEPPIDDGAMPSARLRKLEVEANNAFDQYRDLYFEGGVSSVYLWDLDHGFAGVILIKKAGDGSKKIKGCWDSIHVVEVQEKSSGRTAHYKLTSTVMLWLQTTKTGSGTMNLGGSLTRQMEKDETVSESSPHIANIGRLVEDMENKIRSTLNEIYFGKTKDIVNGLRSVQTLADKSKQEALKNDLMHALSQRSKQQS, encoded by the exons AACGAGCAGCAGCTGGACTGTGCACTGGATCTGATGAGACGTCTGCCTCCACAGCAGATCGAGAAGAACCTCAGCGACCTCATCGACctg gtgccCAGTCTGTGTGAGGACCTGCTGTCGTCGGTGGATCAGCCGCTGAAGATCGCTCGTGATAAAGTTGTGGGTAAAGACTATCTGCTGTGTGACTATAACCGTGATGGAGACTCCTACAg ATCCCCCTGGAGTAATAAATACGAGCCTCCGATCGACGACGGAGCCATGCCCTCGGCTCGCCTGCGCAAGCTGGAGGTGGAGGCCAACAACGCCTTCGACCAATACAGAGACCT GTACTTCGAGGGCGGGGTTTCCTCCGTGTATCTGTGGGATCTGGACCACGGCTTCGCCGGAGTCATCCTCATCAAGAAAGCTGGAGACGGCTCCAAGAAGATCAAGGGATGCTGGGACTCCATCCATGTGGTGGAGGTGCAG gagaaGTCCAGCGGGCGTACGGCTCACTATAAGCTCACGTCGACCGTCATGCTGTGGCTGCAGACCACTAAAACCGGCTCGGGCACCATGAACCTGGGCGGCAGTCTCACCCGACAG aTGGAGAAAGACGAGACGGTCAGTGAATCCTCTCCTCACATCGCTAACATCGGCCGCCTGGTGGAg gacaTGGAGAACAAGATCCGCTCCACTCTCAATGAGATCTACTTCGGCAAGACCAAGGACATCGTGAATGGCCTGAG GAGCGTTCAGACGCTGGCGGATAAATCGAAGCAGGAGGCTCTGAAGAACGACCTGATGCACGCTCTTAGCCAACGCAGCAAACAGCAGAGCTAG
- the capzb gene encoding F-actin-capping protein subunit beta isoform X1, whose protein sequence is MNEQQLDCALDLMRRLPPQQIEKNLSDLIDLVPSLCEDLLSSVDQPLKIARDKVVGKDYLLCDYNRDGDSYRSPWSNKYEPPIDDGAMPSARLRKLEVEANNAFDQYRDLYFEGGVSSVYLWDLDHGFAGVILIKKAGDGSKKIKGCWDSIHVVEVQEKSSGRTAHYKLTSTVMLWLQTTKTGSGTMNLGGSLTRQMEKDETVSESSPHIANIGRLVEDMENKIRSTLNEIYFGKTKDIVNGLRSIESLPDNQKYRQLQRELSQVLTQRQIYID, encoded by the exons AACGAGCAGCAGCTGGACTGTGCACTGGATCTGATGAGACGTCTGCCTCCACAGCAGATCGAGAAGAACCTCAGCGACCTCATCGACctg gtgccCAGTCTGTGTGAGGACCTGCTGTCGTCGGTGGATCAGCCGCTGAAGATCGCTCGTGATAAAGTTGTGGGTAAAGACTATCTGCTGTGTGACTATAACCGTGATGGAGACTCCTACAg ATCCCCCTGGAGTAATAAATACGAGCCTCCGATCGACGACGGAGCCATGCCCTCGGCTCGCCTGCGCAAGCTGGAGGTGGAGGCCAACAACGCCTTCGACCAATACAGAGACCT GTACTTCGAGGGCGGGGTTTCCTCCGTGTATCTGTGGGATCTGGACCACGGCTTCGCCGGAGTCATCCTCATCAAGAAAGCTGGAGACGGCTCCAAGAAGATCAAGGGATGCTGGGACTCCATCCATGTGGTGGAGGTGCAG gagaaGTCCAGCGGGCGTACGGCTCACTATAAGCTCACGTCGACCGTCATGCTGTGGCTGCAGACCACTAAAACCGGCTCGGGCACCATGAACCTGGGCGGCAGTCTCACCCGACAG aTGGAGAAAGACGAGACGGTCAGTGAATCCTCTCCTCACATCGCTAACATCGGCCGCCTGGTGGAg gacaTGGAGAACAAGATCCGCTCCACTCTCAATGAGATCTACTTCGGCAAGACCAAGGACATCGTGAATGGCCTGAG ATCTATCGAGTCTCTCCCTGATAATCAAAAGTACCGTCAGCTGCAGCGGGAGCTCTCTCAGGTTCTGACCCAGCGTCAGATCTAcattgattag